The following is a genomic window from Pectobacterium carotovorum.
GCCTATTTCCGCTGTTATCTCGTTAGTGATGAGTTCTGCCTGGTGCCTCCCTCTGCATGCGGCTGTGCAGGATAGTTCTCTTGGGATCTATCAACTGATTCAGGAGAGGATGGTACTGATGAAGGATGTCGCAGGGTATAAGGCCCGTCAACACCTGCCGGTTGAGGATCTGAAGCAAGAGGAACGTATTTTGAGTAAGGCGCGGGAGCAATCCGCTGCCGTGGGTTTATCACCTCAGAGTACGCAGCTGTTTTTTACGTCATTAATGAACGCGAGCAAAGCCATTCAGTATCGCTACATGGCGGACTGGCTTGCGACACCAGAAAACGACTGGACGCCGCTTTCACTGAATGACACGGTCAGACCCACGTTACTCACGATTGATGACCAGCTTCTGGTTAGCATTAAACGTTATCTCGCGAATGGCGGGCATTTTGCGCCTCAGCAAGAGGCTGCATTTCTTTCTTCTATTAATGTTGAGCATCTGTCACAGAACGACAAACGCCAGATTTATGCGGCATTGAGTCAAATTGAACCAGACGGCAAATAGCTGAGTGGAGAGAAGACGATGACTTACCAATTATTGAAAGGGAGTGAGCGCGGAAATATCGCTGACGCAGCGTATCGCGAACGCTGTGATGTTAATGAAAGCGTCAGAGTTATGCTGGTGCTGCGTTTTACTACGCCAGATGAAGAGTATTACACCGAACTGCACGATAGCATCGATCCGCAATTTGGCGGCATCAACGCTAACAGACCGCTGTCGCGTGCTGACTATGCCAGAAAGTTCAGCGCTGATGAGGCCGATCTCGAGCATGTCCGTGCGTTTGCGCGGCATCATCGGTTCTCTATCGAACGTGAACACGCCGCCAGCCGCACCGTTTTCTTAACGGGGACGGTGGGGCAGATGGAACAGGCGTTTCGCGTGAGCTTAGCCCGGTATGACCACAAACACGGGACATTCCGTGGGAGAGCGGGGGGAATTTACCTGCCGGAATACCTACAGGGCGTGGTGATTGCCGTATTGGGGCTTGATGAACGTCTGGCGACGAACTGCTGCCTGCATGTCAATGATACGTTCTCCAATACGGCAAAGCGTCCGTCGGGCTATACGCCGCTCGATCTGGCAGATCTCTATCATTTCCCGGAGCACGACGGCGCGGGGCAGTGTATTGGCATTATTGAGCTGGGGGGCGGATACCGCCTGCCGCAGTTAGAGCACTATTTTAAACGCATGGGTGTCACCCCGCCGCAGGTCGTCGATGTTTGTGTGGGCGGTGCCCAGAATGCCCCTGCTTCGTCAGAGGGCGATAAAGACGTGAGCCCGATTGATATCGAAGTGCAGATGGATATCGAAATCGCGGGTACGTTGGCGCCGGCCGCCAAAATTGTGGTGTATTTTGCCCCGAATACCGATGCCGGATTTTTGGAAGCGATCAACGCTGCGATTTATGATGAGAAAAATGCGCCGTCGGTGATTTCAATTAGCTGGGGATCCAGC
Proteins encoded in this region:
- a CDS encoding chorismate mutase, with amino-acid sequence MNLPISAVISLVMSSAWCLPLHAAVQDSSLGIYQLIQERMVLMKDVAGYKARQHLPVEDLKQEERILSKAREQSAAVGLSPQSTQLFFTSLMNASKAIQYRYMADWLATPENDWTPLSLNDTVRPTLLTIDDQLLVSIKRYLANGGHFAPQQEAAFLSSINVEHLSQNDKRQIYAALSQIEPDGK
- a CDS encoding S53 family peptidase; the encoded protein is MTYQLLKGSERGNIADAAYRERCDVNESVRVMLVLRFTTPDEEYYTELHDSIDPQFGGINANRPLSRADYARKFSADEADLEHVRAFARHHRFSIEREHAASRTVFLTGTVGQMEQAFRVSLARYDHKHGTFRGRAGGIYLPEYLQGVVIAVLGLDERLATNCCLHVNDTFSNTAKRPSGYTPLDLADLYHFPEHDGAGQCIGIIELGGGYRLPQLEHYFKRMGVTPPQVVDVCVGGAQNAPASSEGDKDVSPIDIEVQMDIEIAGTLAPAAKIVVYFAPNTDAGFLEAINAAIYDEKNAPSVISISWGSSEPQWTAQSLQVYNQAFQTAAALGITVCVASGDRGSKDGEPHGLHVDFPASSPYVLACGGTRLQKAMEETTWHSRDGSATGGGVSQYFALPGWQLGLSLVDKYGGHHPLQHRGVPDVSGNADPETGYLVEVNGVQGVVGGTSAVAPLWAGLLARMLALTHSASLFIPPLLYRNRNSCKDIVRGNNGAFVASEGWDACTGLGSPDGMKLLRLLKRLVRLNGAREHDDGHEQ